DNA from Elaeis guineensis isolate ETL-2024a chromosome 2, EG11, whole genome shotgun sequence:
ATTTTCTATGGATGCTTCGGGAAATTTGCATATGGCCTTGAAATTTAGAAATTATTATCAGAATTCTAACTATCTATTTATGCAAAAGAACATCCTACATGTTCCCAAAATAATGAATATAATTTATAGACAAATCAAGCATTAATAACCTTACAGCCAGAAAAAATACTAAGGAAAATGGCAAGAGTGACAAGACCTGATGAGAAGTCAAAGGAAAGAGATGTCTTATCATCATGTTTTGTTAGGTGCTTATTGACTGGAATTTTCATCCCAAAAGCAAACAAAAGATTTTGCTGAGTAACAGGAGCTGAAAATTTCAACTGGAATGCTATGTAGATTTTGGCCTGTTCAACCACTACTGTAGGCTGAACAGCGGTAGTAAGCAACTGTCCCTGGTTTAATTTGACTTCTGAACTAGACTTTCCACCTAAATAGTATGGCTTGATGTGAGGTATCCCAGTCTTGCCCATCCAACCCACCATTGCACTGGAGCCAACCATCATTCCATCCTTTGAGAATCCCATCCCCACCCAGCCAGTGGCATATGCGGTAGATAGAACGATGCTCAAAACGTTATCTTGGTCCTTGGAGTACTGTAAAAGCCAACGTTATATGTCATAAGAAATGGAAGGATAATTCAATATTTTCACTGCAAGAACAGTTCAGACAACAAATATTTGAAGAAACCTTTCtaataatgaaaaagaagaaaCTAGTAAATGATGTGCGATGGGCAGGACATGAACCCAAATGATCGATACAGGTAGCAACCCCGACGATGTTACTAACCGCACTAGCCGGCATCCTCGTCATGTGACCAAAATTACACGAACATTATGGCAATTAGATGTTTAGGACGCTATGTGTCAGGCATTTTCTCAGTCTTTGCATGATTTCATACTTCTTATACTCTGAACATGGATTCTTGATGTCTTGCTCAACGTGCGCGTACTCCATAACTGTACATTACTTGGCCTTCTGCCCTGAATATGATGATCCTGTAGACTCAATCGAACATCAGATCTTCAGGTTTCACATTTAAACATCATCTCGTCGCCCATTCAAACAAGTCCTCTCTCTGTGACACTCCGCGACACCAAAACCCTCCGTACATCAATAATCATCAAGCTCATGTAAAAGAAAGCCAAAAGCTTCACATTCCACCTCACAAACCCCCAAAAAAACACTCACTGGGATCTCCTCCCCATGGCCATTACTTCATGCAAATGCCACTTCATCAGCAATAGAAGTAACAAGATATGAACACTGGAAATGGGTTCAAGACCATAGTTCCGAATCCTAACTAAAGATCCATCACATTATCCACATTTAGGATTTTATCCGGGATAAGCAAAGAAAACAGATGAAAGATGTCATGCGGTGGAGCTATAATTACCCTGAGGATGTAGTTATTCCACACGGCCGAGCATGCAAGGCCTGAATAATTGCTGAGAGAGGCGGGTAGCTCTTCATCGCAGCTCTGCGCACGGGCGGCCCCGATGGCGGCTCCAAGGACAAGGATCAGGGCAAGCAAACCACGCCCCATGACCGACAAATTTCTGAAGCAGTATTAGAGACCAAGAGTGGAAGAGAGGTATAGAGGTTGAGAAGATTCGAAGAGGGAAAGGTGGAAGAGGAGGAGGGTGGGAGGTTGATGTCGCTTCGATTTCAAGATGGATGAGAGGACTAATTTTTGGGTGGTGATAAGAACTGCGATGTGGGGTTGTGGTTGGTGGGCGGGACCGGGAGCCATGGTCTTTATCGCTCTTTAGATCTGAGAAAAGGATAGAGGGGTAAAGAATAATTGCAAGCAATTATCCAAAGATGGAGGAGGTGGGGAGccaggggagggagggagagtggGTGAGACGTCAGTTTAAACATTAGTGCCACTCGCCCGAGCCGACCGGTTTATAGCCGTTAGATGCCGGTTTGAAGTGGTTGATGCCACTAATTgccattatatataaaataacaaCAAAAATGACgacattatttgataaaattatcatttttgtGCTATAAAAGTATTTGCTAAATTAATATCTGTACAAATTAAAAACAGTGCTACAAGGGTTATGGGGAGAGGAAGCAATCTCCTCCTGGCGCGAGTTTTTCTTGGCACCAGGTTTGGGCCTCCAAGGGGTTTGATAAATTAATAACAATATTGATATGAAGTGATTCTTTTTTACTCTTCTTGCTAAACAATGGAAAATCAAATTACAATATTTATTCGCAATATGTAATGGATGTTATAACAAAATATTGGCTAAGAAATGGTCCTCATACTAATCCATGAATCCCAGTAGTGTTGTCAATATTCCCGACATAGGTTCAGGATGACAATTTTGTCTTGGGCTCGATCTCTAAGTTCAGTTGTGAACAACAGTTTTGTAATTCTATGAAGGCTGTAAAATTGTCACAAAACATGTAGGTCATGATCTGCCACTTGAACCTTCAGATAATAGTGATAATGTATCATTATCTTATTTGGAGATTTCTACATAAAAGAAATTGTCTCTATGACGGCATTGACCCTCACCAGCTTGGTGGCTCTTTTTTCCGCAACAAGCTTGTGGCTTTTTAAAGAGCTTTTATGTCTACTTTAATTAGATTCCCAGAGAAAAGCATATTAACGTGCCACCAGCATCTTACCAAACCAATGATGCTTTTATCAATTAAAATGTACAATTtatcaatagaaaaataaattatcgaacatttgcttatatgatatgaTAGAAGATCATGCAACAtaagcgataaaattttttgttgGTTCGGATCAGCATCCTTATCGAACcaacagaaaaataaaatattgaatattaaattatattatataatagaaGATCATGCAATGTAAGCGGTAAAATTTTTTGTTGGGTCGGATCAGCATCCTTACCAAGCCAACgatatttttatcaattaaaatatataatttatcaatagaaaaataaattatcgAATATTAGCTTATATTATATGGTAGAGGATCATGCTACATAAGTGGTAAAATTTTTTGTTGGATCGGATCTACCATTGAACTAACGGATTAGtccaatcaaaaattataatatgcaCATGAGCTGAGCAAATAATCGAAATTCAAAGAAATTCATGTAATCTGACCCAATAAACATCAGTTTCGATCGATTGAAAAATTTGAATCATATTGAATCGGATTGTGATTTATAAAAAATTCGATTAATTAAGATTGATTCGATTTCTACATTTTTAATCCGTATGAAACTGAATCCGACTGATCGATATAGTATTTTCAATACTTAAGctgtttgaaaaattaaaaattaataattataatatattatatactgatttatagatataataaaattattatatcatattttttatataaattaaatttatcttgATTTGTGATATTTAAAATCAATATTTGATCAACATTAAAACTCCAACCAATTCGAAGTCGCTACAAACCGTTAACTTTgatttcaaatgatttatataCGATAAACGGTCGGCAGTGGATTGAATTTTGTTCAATTCAATTGAATTCAGtcagattaaaattttttcttaatctTATCCAATTTGATTGGTGCTCAATCTTAATGTGcacaaacataatttttttttttatttttttatccataTTTATACATGTTGGTTTGTGGCTAGACCGTTTCTGGTCAGCTGCACATTGACCTAGGATTTTGTTGCGATCCAATACCCATGTAGGTTGAGCAATTAGACTGTTAGCGTTATTCATGTGTAATTCCTTTTTTCCTAGGAATTAGGTGTTAACCAAAGCCTTTCCCTTCTTGATAATCAATTCCTCTCGTTACAAGAGCACTTGCTTGCACTGAAGCTAAGTTGAATCTGTGGGTTTTATTATCTAGCCCACATGGGTAAAAGACTGAACAATCAAATGCGTTCGGCGTTCCTTGCGTTTGTGGCCTTGTTTAATGGTGGCTCAGAGCTCAACATCCCCATTATGGTAGGCTTCATTTGACTTAAACTCTAGGGAGGAACAGGAAACATAACCATTGAATTACAGAAAATGATGAGCTCCCTGATGCGTAGGATATAATTACAAAAGTGCCAGGCGTTACATAATGATACAACTTTTCCTCACTCATTTCAGTTACCTACCAATCCTAGATAAGTGCGACGCAGAAAAATACTGACCACCTCCCCAGTGCCTTCTTGGTTGAAGTCCAATGCAATTTTCACACTATCTTCAAATTAAGGTCCATAAGAAAGGGCAATTTAACAACAAAGGTCATATGGGGCAGCCACCAGTGAAGAAAGTATAAGCTTCCTATTTTATCACATTTCTTTTAGTGTCTATTTAAAAGCAAAAGCCcaaaagtcaaaaatttttcttaccgATAAAGTTGTTAgtttcataataaaaaaaaatataacattttttttattttcaaaatatattttttatcaatatatattatataatcaaATGATGTATGCTAAGCAAATTAATCATCAAGAGAGAGTCAATGCGCATCTCTAAATAAATCAATACATAATTTTCAgaatatgaaattttttattacacAGTACATAATCAAGTAATACACACTTCACAAATTAATTATTTAGCAATCTAATACATATCTCTAagcaaattgatacatagttttcaAAACATTATGGTTTTTAGTATATACTGCAAAGCAGGTGATACATACTTATCGACTTTCTAATACATAATATAAGTTTCTTTGATATATATTCAGTAATGATTCAATATATCATGTTTGACAGTATGTATTGGATTACTATTGGGTATGTATCAAAAAAGCTTCTAATATGTATCACGAAATCGATGAGTGTATATTATTCAACTATATAGTATATACTGAAAAATATGatgttctaaaaaaattatacatcaaTCTATTTGAACATATGTATTGGATTACTAAATAACTAATTTACAAAACATACATCATCTAGCTGTATATTGTATACTGATGAACTCTATATTTTAAAAGCTGTGTATCAATTTATCTAGAGATGTGTATTAACTTACTTGATGATTAATATACTTGGCGTATATCATCTAGCTACGTATAATATATaccgataaaaaatatattttaaaaattagtaaGAAATAGAATATCATGTGTTTGTTTTTAATCAAGTGACTAAcaattttgttaataaaaaaagtACTCGACTTTTAGGCTTCTGGTTGAAGATGGGCGTGAAAGAAAATGTGGCAAAATAGAAAGTGTATCCTACATTTCTGGCCACGATGctcgccccatatgatttttgttccattTTATACGATGATTAAAAGTGGGCGAGTATGATAATGTGTGCAGGATTTGATGCAAAACTTGCTTCAAATGGAATCATGTGGAATAATTAATAAATGATCCAAGGTAACCTGCCTCCATTACCATGGACCTAcatatttattgtatagttcaaGTCTTGTCAAAGATGGTCATCATCCAACATTTACGCTAATCGGCAATGTTATCATTCTGAAGGAATGCTGGTATATGCTAATCACTTAGACATAAAGAAAGGAACTGCCCATCtcaaaatgcattaaaatttattatacatGAAAACTCCAGTTTATGCACAAATATTATAAGATGAAAATGGATCACGTCTAATCGGATCATAAAAAGAGAACCATCATCACCCCTTTTGTTAGCGCGAAGGCATACCATGTGAGAATGACGGAATGCTCTTAAAGGGACTTCGGAATCTTTTAAAGATGCTCCTTTTTAGCCTTCATCATCTTGCTCTTGCATGGCTTTGTCCTCCCCTTTCCCTCTTCTCAGGACTCCCCTTTGACCACCCTGCACTCTGTCTTTGAAACTTGAAAAATGCCCGCCCAGCTATTCTCTTCCGCCAAACTATCGGGCATTCCAAAACTCATGACTCGAGCAACCCCCTGGATCCTAGGACCAGCAGTCCACAAGAGAGCAGATAATTTTCTCACGTTCCGAACTTTTACGCTTGTGCAATGCTAATTCCAAGAAGCAATAAGAAAATTATGATATGGTCACatcaattatataatttttataagaaCCTATGCGAGCATATACTTAATTGCATATTGATTATGTATTGGATAGATATTAGATATGGCTAGTTTTTTTTTAGATTAGGTGTTGGATAttgcaaaagatataaaattagatccaGCCCGTGGTTTATACAGACTAGGAACACTATAGTATATgttcaattagattgatcatGGCTGATCATGATATTTGTGATTGGTTTAGTCCCATATCAACTATGCATCGAGTAGATTTCGGATACTGATAATTTGAATAATTTCTTTTGATCAGCTTTTTGGGTAAGATTTGAGGTGTTATAACTTTTTTTAACTATCAATGCAAATAGAGTTATAATTAACCTCGTGATTGAACCCCTCCTTTTAGGTGAGATCCGAGATGTTATAACTTCATTAATGTCTAAGGTTTTATAGAGCTCCGAATGGGATATTTTTTTGGTTAGACCTAATATAAATGGAACCTGAAACCAATGCGACAGAATTGCATGCCTAATCCATGTCTGGTATTGATTAAATTGCTCAGGAATCTCTCTTCAAAAAATAGAAAGGGAAAAATCATTCAATTATTTTGATTCTTTATATATTTCTCTCTCCAGTTGAGCTTGTACAACCGAAGAGTTGAGACAGAAGCTTTTTCGAATGAGACTCACTTGTTTCATCATATGTTTTCTGAAATAGTAAAAGGTCATGGCTGCATGCAACCACCGTCCACAACCTCATTAGGCCCCTGATTCCGCAATCCACAATGTGAAGCCAAATACATACATTGTAACATTACGTTACGTCAACGGAATACTTGATCAATCATGACATGAATGTGATTGACAACTTGTGCATGCATTGCGGCGGCATCTTCCCACCAAATAACTCCAAATCATTTCTACGAAAGCCCTTTTGCTCTCATTAACATATAAACGTTCTTATTTCATTACCCCAGCCctaacatccaaaaaaaaaaaaaaaaacatcctaCAAATCAAATTATGTTCACCCTGCTGTTGTCGTGTCTCGGCCCGCCCACTGCAGAGCGTAGCGGGCCAACTTGTTGCGGGGCTTATGACCGACAAGGTTTCGGACCTCGTTATGGGCTTCCAAGAACTCACGGGGCATCATCTTGTAGCTACCTGCGAAGGAGATGAGGTCTGGAGGCCTTACGGGAAGGTTTGGTGGCCCTACAATTGGTGCCGAATGCTGGAGACTTCACGGAAGACTTGGCAGCTCGGCCATCAGTGCCAGTGCCGAGGGTGCCGCTTGGGGGCCTAGAAGGGAATGGGGAGGGTCTGGACACGGTTGGGAGTGCGGAAGGACAAGAGGAATGTGTTTGTGAGGAGGAGACGGATGGGAACTGGACGGAGGTAAGAAGAGAGAAGCTCTCTTTTGtggtgggggtgggggggaggGATTGGGAGTGGACGGAGGTAAGAGCAGGAGAGGAAGATGTTTGCGGGGACGAGACGGATGGAGAGCAGGTGGAGGTTAGAGAAGGAGAGGAAGCTGTGGGACGGGGAGTGGACGGAGGTAAGAGAAGGAGAGGCAGGTGTTTGTGGGGAGAAGACGTACGGAGAGTGGATGGCGGTAATAGGAGAGGGAGGAGTttgggaggagaggaggaggcgagggaggaagggaagaagaagagagaggggagCGGGGCCAGCCATCCCTCGGCGAATTGAAGGGAGAGATTTGGGTGGGGTTCGGGTTGTATCCTTCGCGCGAAAGGATGACTTGGCAatgtcaatcattggatcataccCGCATGGATATCAAACTACTCTGAACCTCCTTCGTTGCATAGATTTTGGAGTGATCATTACGTGATCCAATAGTAGATTCAATAGTAGATTCACgtgaaagaagaaaaattctttcgCGTGGAAGATAAATCCTTATCTAATTGGATGGAGAGAATGGATGATGAAAGTTTGGTTTTGCTTTATGATCTATGCGATGAATGATCTAATGGTGGACTTGTGCAaaagaaggtgaatccttctttcgggTGAAAGATGTAATCCCGACTCAATGAGGAGAAATTACTTGCATGGATCAAGATCAATGGGCAGATTCAAATCCGAAGATACACGGATGGTAGATAACAAGTATCCTTtatttgatcttaaattatttaaataatataaaaggaTAATATGGTGAGTGACTATTGAACTGATGACCCGATCCATCTGCCCTTTTGAAGATATGGAGTCGCTGTTACCATGGATAGAAACTAGAGGGGGTTAAGTTTCCCTATATTTAGTGGCCGTGGAGGGGCCTCAGCCTGTGTCTTCTTTGGCGAAAATTGGGGTCAAGGAGTGGAAGATGTGAATGAAAATTTACGTCCATGGATTAGTTCATGCTGCTAGACACTGCTGCTAGACACGATTCTAACTCCATGCCGATGCACTTGACAATACATCTATTAAAAGCCAGCAATGAGAATACAACACATGAGTTAGAGTGACTTTTTAAGTTACTTAGGTAATTTCCAAAATCAGAGATGTACTAATTTTTTATGCATCATCTGCAGTATAGAAAATCTGACATGGAGTGCATTGCTTTCTTCGATTGAACTACGTAGCCACCATTATCTAACGCACATTTAATACCTGCAGGTTggtatttttgtttaaaaattttacataatgaAAATATTCCTgtctaaaattatgacatcccttcacaaAAAGTCTTTTATGACTTCCtgatatcttgtatgactttctgtgaatatatatgattttttgtgaacatatataattttttatgaatatatatgattttttgtgaatatatatcacttcttgtgaatatatatgactttctgtaaacatatatgacttcttgtgaatatatataactttttgtgattttctgtaaatatatatgacttcctgtgaatatatatgactttctgtgaatatgtgAATAtgttcacaagaagtcatatatattcacaggaagtcatatatgttgacagaaagtcatatatatttacaggaaGTTATATATGTTTACAAGAATCATATATGCTCCAGAAAATCACAATAAGTTATATATAtttacaggaagtcatatatattcatagaaagtcatatgacAGGAAGTCTTATATATTCACACGAAGTTATATAATGGGAAGCTacatatattcacagaaaatcgtatgacaaaaagtcatataagatatcaggAAGTCATGAAGAgcattttttttagatataatttttaaacgaaaacacCAACTTGTAGACATTAAATGTGTATTGAAAAGCGATGGCTATATAAttcaattgaaaaaaataatgcaTTCTACATCAGATTTTCTATATCACAGACAGTGTACAAAGAATTAGTGcgtctctgattttagaaattgCTTGAGTAACTCAAAAAGTCACTCTAACTCATGCGTTGTATTCTTATTGCTGCCTTTCAACAGGCGTATTGTCAAGTGTACGGATATGTATAATAAAACTTATTGATGGTAGGACTTTTGGATGCCCATAAACTGGGTTGGGCTTCATGGGTTGCCTGGCCGGGCCATGGCCTGATGCGTTTCTGGGATTTGAAACCAGCCCCAGGCCCGAGACTGGCCAGACTCTGTAATGTTTCGGGCTGAGCTGTGCTCCCTAGGGATCCTTTTAAGGATGTTTAAAAGGCTTTTTGGGTAGCTGGATGGCTTGTCCATAATTATGAATTCATTAATAGATGATTTGTAAAATCTCCATTTTTCAGGATTCCTCATTTCCATATATAATACATTTgacttggacctaaattatttgctaATGATTTGTGCGGGTCATAAAGCAGATGACGGTGTAAAGTCCAATTTAGAAAGGAGCAAGAATTCATTATCCCTGGATCTCTTGCATGATGTAAATTACGGCTACGGGAGTCTACCGCTTCAAAAACTCATTGATGATGAGCTCCAAATCTTCCTTTCCTATTGCATGACCtttgctctttttcttcttcttcatcactTCAGCTTTCCATCATCACATGACTAAATTGGAAGAGAATCTAAGCTGACATCCAAAAGACTACCTCCATTGATGTTTGATTGGCTTATCCCTTTGATTACTACCATAACCCAAGTAGTCGAAGAGGGGAGGGCTCATGTAAAAGAATAACTTGAAAGATCATAGAGACTTTCttcaccagaaaaaaaaaaaagaatcgtgGAGAATATTAATAGCAACATTTTTTATAATTTGTAATGTTTTGCTTAGATAAAAAGATGACGTATTATGCCTCTGAAAAACTTGGATCACAGCCTCCATCGTCCATCCTATCTTGAAAAATCATCTATCACGTTGTTTTCCTTCTGGAGTTTTGCTTCATGTACCCTATGGTCTATCCCTCACGAGCTTCAAATCAGATTTTTGTGTATAACAGCTTATAAAAAACGAGGTTGAAATATGTGAACGATATTCAGAGAATTTTTACTCTTTTTATGGATGTTTTCCGTGGGGAACAAGTTTTTCTCGGATAATATGCTTGGCAATCAAAGCTGGCCTAAATAAAAGTCAAAATGGGGAAGGAAaaataactcttcctttttctcatgAAAGAGGCACAACTAGACAACCCTAAAGTAAATATAACTACTGGCATTAACATACAACGTATCGTAAAATTGAGAGGGTATTAATTAGCCAACAATAGAATCTGAATGGTTAGCAACATAAATGGCCACCTAGTCTGTTGCACTATTTATCTCTCTATAAATATAAATAGCCATGAATGATCATAGGAAGGAGATTATCTTTGTTAAGTCTTCCAAAGTATCGTGAGAGTCATCATGGTAGATCAATGGCTTAGATAACGAACCAATAGCAGCAATCCCTCTCTAAGTACTATATTGGAGATTTTCAAGGTTATGACTGCACAGATCAAGCTTCTCTTATATTTGCTGGTAGGACATAGAGGTGACATCCTCCTACTGCCATCAATGCAGATCCTTGATTCGGAATCATGAACTTGGCTCAACCAATTCAAGTGTTGGGCAGAATTGGGCTCAAGCTAATCAATTTTggagcaaaaaaatatatattgaagaaaaaaaaattattggaacaATATGACGAAACTaaaggaaaaataaaataaaacagccCGCTGAATTCTCTCTCCGAACCCAGTGTGAACCATAGGATTGAAATTGGAATCAAAATCAATCCGAGACTCATCAGCTCGGCCTAAAATAATTCAGACTAAGTTTGGACCTAAATATAGAATTCATTTATTCTCTGGGCCCGATTCGAATGTACTTTTGGTCTGATCCGAGTCAGATCCGGATCAGAGCTCAAATTTCAGTCCGTCAGTAGTTTGAATATCTGGTCCGAGTTTAATTCCctattcaaattgatttagctcgaATATCTGATTTGAGTTAGCTCGAGTCTAATTATTTAGCCAATTAGCGTTAGCTAAATGATTGAGGGAGACGTTGTCGTCGTTCTAGTCGCTGTAGATCTGGATGGTGCACAACCAGCTAGAGACGGAAGGGGAGGGAATAGCGGCGAGGTCTGATGGGTAGATGGAGCAGAGAAAGGTGCGGAGGATGCACTTCTAGGCGGGGGTCCAGGTGCCATACCAGATAGGGTGGACGGTGATGTTGGCGATGAAAACGGGATCCATGTGGTAGCGGAGGTGGACGAACTCTGACGAGCCCTCGTACTtcttggaggcttcgaggtccaCCGCGACACCGCCATCTTTTCTGGTGGTGATGATGGTGTTGAGGATCGTTGCGGCCATGGCCACCATGCCACTATAACCACTGTCGGCGTAAGAAAGAGAATGAAGAGGAGGAGGACCAGTGAGCTCACCGATGGCTCCCCAGCATGTGCGCGGTGCTTGCTTCTTAGTAGTGGTAAAGTAGTGATATGATAGATGAAGCGGTGGCAGAATGGTTTTAAGTTGGGTTTGGCCGGGAAAGTTttggttcttaaatttttttttaatataatttataaaatatatatatatatatatttattatatatttaaaaagaaTGGAAAAGAAAGATAAGTGGGAGGGGAAACGCGCCGTGGCAAATTAGCAATGCGAGGGAGGGAAGGGGGTGGGGGTGATAATGGATGACAGATGGGATGTTTAATGTCTAGCTGTCAGAAACGAGCCCACAAGATCGGAAGGAATCGATAGTAGAAAAGGGACGGGCCATTTCGATGCCATCGGTGAGATGATCCGTACCTAATTTCCGCTTTTATACGGGTTTGGGCCAGATCATTTGCGAATGATCTGGGCCGACAATCAGATTGGCTTCGGATCCGACTCGGA
Protein-coding regions in this window:
- the LOC105042555 gene encoding cytochrome b561 and DOMON domain-containing protein At3g61750, yielding MGRGLLALILVLGAAIGAARAQSCDEELPASLSNYSGLACSAVWNNYILRYSKDQDNVLSIVLSTAYATGWVGMGFSKDGMMVGSSAMVGWMGKTGIPHIKPYYLGGKSSSEVKLNQGQLLTTAVQPTVVVEQAKIYIAFQLKFSAPVTQQNLLFAFGMKIPVNKHLTKHDDKTSLSFDFSSGTSSASSSYPSNLKRAHGALAVFGWGVLLPIGAIIARYCKHREPLWYYLHVVIQFIGFIFGLAAVVAGIALYDKLHANVTAHRGLGIFVLVLGILQVIAFFLRPNKDSKIRKYWNWYHHWTGRLALFFAAVNIVLGIQVGDAGSSWKVGYGFNLAVLLIASIILEVLLWTRWSKRNVAYTTN